The proteins below are encoded in one region of Phyllopteryx taeniolatus isolate TA_2022b chromosome 11, UOR_Ptae_1.2, whole genome shotgun sequence:
- the ddx43 gene encoding probable ATP-dependent RNA helicase DDX43 isoform X2, with protein sequence MSDWEEDENEPCTPKPTATKWTPPSDLSLCGSIAFGVRNKSKLEAFREKRENYDAGGGRIEDQRGGNDVDGRSFSRSDERGPDGRRRFGDEKSNSPVIITVESGLVGRIIGRGGAKKRELEENTGARIKINDGANGAEVLIFGPSAAQQKAKEMMEELVADRNPRSHGGYGGRRGNGGGYGRRRGGGGSGSVWSDVQLQSADVAPARASVDWINIRENMHKYEEMKWKDLPPMKKNFYTEAEGVSLLTDEEVQDWRKENNNVFVDDLVDGGKKRAIPNPCRSFLEAFERYPEIMDNIHRVGFVKPTPIQSQAWPVLLSGEDLIAIAQTGTGKTLAYLLPGLIHMDGQPVPRSERKGPGMLVLTPTRELALQIEEECGKYRYKGYKSICIYGGGDRRGQVYLVKGGVDIVIATPGRLNDLQMNELISLRSITYLVLDEADRMLDMGFEPQIMKILLDIRPDRQTVMTSATWPTGVRRLAKSYLKNPMMVFVGTLDLAAVGTVEQTVLVLHEDDKKSYLFGFIGNLLPEDKVLIFVGKKIKCDDLSSDMCLQGLAVQSLHGDREQCDREEALKDFKDGRVRILVATDLASRGLDVHDITHVVNYDFPRNIEEYVHRVGRTGRAGRSGAAVTLVTRENWRMAPELIPILERSGQDVPVELVQMAERYENHKREKMFPPPRDRGSRDGGRDGRGGGRDRGQNWGF encoded by the exons atgtctgactgGGAAGAGGACGAAAACGAGCCTTGTACGCCAAAACCCACAGCCACCAAATGGACGCCTCCGAGTGACCTGTCGCTCTGTGGAAGTATTGCCTTCGGTGTACGGAACAAGAGCAAACTAGAAGCTTTTAGGGAGAAAAGAGAGAACTATGACGCGGGCGGTGGACGAATCGAGGACCAACGTGGGGGAAATGATGTTGATGGCCGCTCTTTTTCCCGCAGTGACGAACGAGGACCCGACGGAAGACGACGATTTGGGGATGAAAAGTCAAATTCACCCGTCATTATCACCGTGGAAAGTGGCCTGGTTGGGAGAATAATTG GGCGCGGAGGAGCTAAAAAACGTGAATTGGAGGAGAATACAGGTGCGAGAATCAAG ATCAACGACGGCGCGAATGGGGCAGAGGTGCTTATCTTTGGACCTTCTGCCGCTCAGCAGAAGGCCAAAGAGATGATGGAAGAGCTGGTGGCCGACAGGAACCCTCGATCCCACGGCG GTTATGGAGGAAGAAGAGGTAATGGAGGTGGAtatggaagaagaagaggaggaggaggaagtggctCGGTGTGGTCCGATGTACAATTACAGTCAGCAGATGTGGCCCCTGCCCGTGCGTCCGTAGACTGGATCAACAttcgggagaacatgcacaagTATGAAGAGATGAAATGGAAAG ACTTGCCGCCCATGAAGAAGAATTTCTACACGGAGGCCGAGGGCGTTTCCCTCCTCACCGATGAAGAAGTCCAAGATTGGAG GAAGGAAAACAACAATGTATTTGTGGACGACCTCGTGGACGGCGGGAAGAAACGGGCCATCCCCAATCCCTGCCGGAGCTTTCTGGAGGCCTTTGAGCGTTACCCGGAAATCATGGACAACATCCATCGGGTCGGCTTCGTCAAACCGACTCCCATCCAG TCGCAGGCATGGCCGGTGCTGTTGAGCGGGGAGGACCTGATCGCCATCGCTCAAACGGGAACGGGCAAAACTTTGGCTTACCTGCTGCCCGGATTGATCCACATGGACGGACAACCCGT ACCTCGGTCAGAGCGCAAAGGACCCGGCATGCTGGTGCTGACTCCCACCAGAGAGCTGGCCTTGCAGATTGAAGAGGAGTGCGGCAAGTATCGCTACAAAGGTTATAAAAG CATCTGCATCTATGGCGGCGGCGACAGAAGGGGTCAGGTCTACCTGGTGAAGGGCGGCGTGGACATCGTCATCGCCACGCCAGGACGACTAAACGATCTGCAGATGAACGAGCTCATCAGTCTGCGCTCCATCACCTACTTG GTGCTGGACGAAGCGGACCGGATGCTGGACATGGGCTTTGAACCCCAGATCATGAAGATTCTGCTGGACATCCGGCCCGACAGACAGACCGTCATGACAAG TGCCACTTGGCCCACAGGGGTGAGACGTTTGGCCAAATCGTACCTCAAGAATCCCATGATGGTTTTTGTGGGCACCTTGGATTTGGCT GCTGTAGGTACGGTGGAGCAGACTGTGCTGGTGCTGCATGAAGATGACAAGAAGTCCTACCTGTTTGGCTTCATCGGGAACTTGCTACCTGAGGATAAAGTCCTCATCTTTGTTGGCAAGAAGATCAA GTGTGATGACCTGTCCAGTGACATGTGTCTCCAAGGTCTGGCCGTTCAAAGTCTCCATGGCGACCGGGAGCAGTGTGATCGGGAGGAGGCGCTCAAGGACTTTAAAGATG GTCGCGTTCGCATCCTGGTGGCCACGGACTTGGCGTCTCGTGGCTTGGACGTCCACGACATCACGCACGTTGTGAACTACGACTTCCCGCGAAACATCGAGGAGTACGTGCACCGCGTGGGCCGCACCGGACGAGCAGG ACGCTCCGGAGCTGCCGTTACCCTGGTAACGAGAGAAAACTGGAGGATGGCACCGGAGCTGATTCCCATTCTGGAGCGGTCGGGGCAG GATGTCCCAGTGGAGCTGGTGCAAATGGCGGAACGATATGAGAACCACAAGAGGGAGAAGATGTTCCCACCTCCCAGGGATCGAGGCAGTCGAGACGGAGGACGAGATGGACGAGGAGGAGGCAGGGATCGTGGCCAAAACTGGGGATTCTAG
- the ddx43 gene encoding probable ATP-dependent RNA helicase DDX43 isoform X1 → MSDWEEDENEPCTPKPTATKWTPPSDLSLCGSIAFGVRNKSKLEAFREKRENYDAGGGRIEDQRGGNDVDGRSFSRSDERGPDGRRRFGDEKSNSPVIITVESGLVGRIIGRGGAKKRELEENTGARIKINDGANGAEVLIFGPSAAQQKAKEMMEELVADRNPRSHGEGYGGRRGNGGGYGRRRGGGGSGSVWSDVQLQSADVAPARASVDWINIRENMHKYEEMKWKDLPPMKKNFYTEAEGVSLLTDEEVQDWRKENNNVFVDDLVDGGKKRAIPNPCRSFLEAFERYPEIMDNIHRVGFVKPTPIQSQAWPVLLSGEDLIAIAQTGTGKTLAYLLPGLIHMDGQPVPRSERKGPGMLVLTPTRELALQIEEECGKYRYKGYKSICIYGGGDRRGQVYLVKGGVDIVIATPGRLNDLQMNELISLRSITYLVLDEADRMLDMGFEPQIMKILLDIRPDRQTVMTSATWPTGVRRLAKSYLKNPMMVFVGTLDLAAVGTVEQTVLVLHEDDKKSYLFGFIGNLLPEDKVLIFVGKKIKCDDLSSDMCLQGLAVQSLHGDREQCDREEALKDFKDGRVRILVATDLASRGLDVHDITHVVNYDFPRNIEEYVHRVGRTGRAGRSGAAVTLVTRENWRMAPELIPILERSGQDVPVELVQMAERYENHKREKMFPPPRDRGSRDGGRDGRGGGRDRGQNWGF, encoded by the exons atgtctgactgGGAAGAGGACGAAAACGAGCCTTGTACGCCAAAACCCACAGCCACCAAATGGACGCCTCCGAGTGACCTGTCGCTCTGTGGAAGTATTGCCTTCGGTGTACGGAACAAGAGCAAACTAGAAGCTTTTAGGGAGAAAAGAGAGAACTATGACGCGGGCGGTGGACGAATCGAGGACCAACGTGGGGGAAATGATGTTGATGGCCGCTCTTTTTCCCGCAGTGACGAACGAGGACCCGACGGAAGACGACGATTTGGGGATGAAAAGTCAAATTCACCCGTCATTATCACCGTGGAAAGTGGCCTGGTTGGGAGAATAATTG GGCGCGGAGGAGCTAAAAAACGTGAATTGGAGGAGAATACAGGTGCGAGAATCAAG ATCAACGACGGCGCGAATGGGGCAGAGGTGCTTATCTTTGGACCTTCTGCCGCTCAGCAGAAGGCCAAAGAGATGATGGAAGAGCTGGTGGCCGACAGGAACCCTCGATCCCACGGCG AAGGTTATGGAGGAAGAAGAGGTAATGGAGGTGGAtatggaagaagaagaggaggaggaggaagtggctCGGTGTGGTCCGATGTACAATTACAGTCAGCAGATGTGGCCCCTGCCCGTGCGTCCGTAGACTGGATCAACAttcgggagaacatgcacaagTATGAAGAGATGAAATGGAAAG ACTTGCCGCCCATGAAGAAGAATTTCTACACGGAGGCCGAGGGCGTTTCCCTCCTCACCGATGAAGAAGTCCAAGATTGGAG GAAGGAAAACAACAATGTATTTGTGGACGACCTCGTGGACGGCGGGAAGAAACGGGCCATCCCCAATCCCTGCCGGAGCTTTCTGGAGGCCTTTGAGCGTTACCCGGAAATCATGGACAACATCCATCGGGTCGGCTTCGTCAAACCGACTCCCATCCAG TCGCAGGCATGGCCGGTGCTGTTGAGCGGGGAGGACCTGATCGCCATCGCTCAAACGGGAACGGGCAAAACTTTGGCTTACCTGCTGCCCGGATTGATCCACATGGACGGACAACCCGT ACCTCGGTCAGAGCGCAAAGGACCCGGCATGCTGGTGCTGACTCCCACCAGAGAGCTGGCCTTGCAGATTGAAGAGGAGTGCGGCAAGTATCGCTACAAAGGTTATAAAAG CATCTGCATCTATGGCGGCGGCGACAGAAGGGGTCAGGTCTACCTGGTGAAGGGCGGCGTGGACATCGTCATCGCCACGCCAGGACGACTAAACGATCTGCAGATGAACGAGCTCATCAGTCTGCGCTCCATCACCTACTTG GTGCTGGACGAAGCGGACCGGATGCTGGACATGGGCTTTGAACCCCAGATCATGAAGATTCTGCTGGACATCCGGCCCGACAGACAGACCGTCATGACAAG TGCCACTTGGCCCACAGGGGTGAGACGTTTGGCCAAATCGTACCTCAAGAATCCCATGATGGTTTTTGTGGGCACCTTGGATTTGGCT GCTGTAGGTACGGTGGAGCAGACTGTGCTGGTGCTGCATGAAGATGACAAGAAGTCCTACCTGTTTGGCTTCATCGGGAACTTGCTACCTGAGGATAAAGTCCTCATCTTTGTTGGCAAGAAGATCAA GTGTGATGACCTGTCCAGTGACATGTGTCTCCAAGGTCTGGCCGTTCAAAGTCTCCATGGCGACCGGGAGCAGTGTGATCGGGAGGAGGCGCTCAAGGACTTTAAAGATG GTCGCGTTCGCATCCTGGTGGCCACGGACTTGGCGTCTCGTGGCTTGGACGTCCACGACATCACGCACGTTGTGAACTACGACTTCCCGCGAAACATCGAGGAGTACGTGCACCGCGTGGGCCGCACCGGACGAGCAGG ACGCTCCGGAGCTGCCGTTACCCTGGTAACGAGAGAAAACTGGAGGATGGCACCGGAGCTGATTCCCATTCTGGAGCGGTCGGGGCAG GATGTCCCAGTGGAGCTGGTGCAAATGGCGGAACGATATGAGAACCACAAGAGGGAGAAGATGTTCCCACCTCCCAGGGATCGAGGCAGTCGAGACGGAGGACGAGATGGACGAGGAGGAGGCAGGGATCGTGGCCAAAACTGGGGATTCTAG
- the ddx43 gene encoding probable ATP-dependent RNA helicase DDX43 isoform X3 has protein sequence MMEELVADRNPRSHGEGYGGRRGNGGGYGRRRGGGGSGSVWSDVQLQSADVAPARASVDWINIRENMHKYEEMKWKDLPPMKKNFYTEAEGVSLLTDEEVQDWRKENNNVFVDDLVDGGKKRAIPNPCRSFLEAFERYPEIMDNIHRVGFVKPTPIQSQAWPVLLSGEDLIAIAQTGTGKTLAYLLPGLIHMDGQPVPRSERKGPGMLVLTPTRELALQIEEECGKYRYKGYKSICIYGGGDRRGQVYLVKGGVDIVIATPGRLNDLQMNELISLRSITYLVLDEADRMLDMGFEPQIMKILLDIRPDRQTVMTSATWPTGVRRLAKSYLKNPMMVFVGTLDLAAVGTVEQTVLVLHEDDKKSYLFGFIGNLLPEDKVLIFVGKKIKCDDLSSDMCLQGLAVQSLHGDREQCDREEALKDFKDGRVRILVATDLASRGLDVHDITHVVNYDFPRNIEEYVHRVGRTGRAGRSGAAVTLVTRENWRMAPELIPILERSGQDVPVELVQMAERYENHKREKMFPPPRDRGSRDGGRDGRGGGRDRGQNWGF, from the exons ATGATGGAAGAGCTGGTGGCCGACAGGAACCCTCGATCCCACGGCG AAGGTTATGGAGGAAGAAGAGGTAATGGAGGTGGAtatggaagaagaagaggaggaggaggaagtggctCGGTGTGGTCCGATGTACAATTACAGTCAGCAGATGTGGCCCCTGCCCGTGCGTCCGTAGACTGGATCAACAttcgggagaacatgcacaagTATGAAGAGATGAAATGGAAAG ACTTGCCGCCCATGAAGAAGAATTTCTACACGGAGGCCGAGGGCGTTTCCCTCCTCACCGATGAAGAAGTCCAAGATTGGAG GAAGGAAAACAACAATGTATTTGTGGACGACCTCGTGGACGGCGGGAAGAAACGGGCCATCCCCAATCCCTGCCGGAGCTTTCTGGAGGCCTTTGAGCGTTACCCGGAAATCATGGACAACATCCATCGGGTCGGCTTCGTCAAACCGACTCCCATCCAG TCGCAGGCATGGCCGGTGCTGTTGAGCGGGGAGGACCTGATCGCCATCGCTCAAACGGGAACGGGCAAAACTTTGGCTTACCTGCTGCCCGGATTGATCCACATGGACGGACAACCCGT ACCTCGGTCAGAGCGCAAAGGACCCGGCATGCTGGTGCTGACTCCCACCAGAGAGCTGGCCTTGCAGATTGAAGAGGAGTGCGGCAAGTATCGCTACAAAGGTTATAAAAG CATCTGCATCTATGGCGGCGGCGACAGAAGGGGTCAGGTCTACCTGGTGAAGGGCGGCGTGGACATCGTCATCGCCACGCCAGGACGACTAAACGATCTGCAGATGAACGAGCTCATCAGTCTGCGCTCCATCACCTACTTG GTGCTGGACGAAGCGGACCGGATGCTGGACATGGGCTTTGAACCCCAGATCATGAAGATTCTGCTGGACATCCGGCCCGACAGACAGACCGTCATGACAAG TGCCACTTGGCCCACAGGGGTGAGACGTTTGGCCAAATCGTACCTCAAGAATCCCATGATGGTTTTTGTGGGCACCTTGGATTTGGCT GCTGTAGGTACGGTGGAGCAGACTGTGCTGGTGCTGCATGAAGATGACAAGAAGTCCTACCTGTTTGGCTTCATCGGGAACTTGCTACCTGAGGATAAAGTCCTCATCTTTGTTGGCAAGAAGATCAA GTGTGATGACCTGTCCAGTGACATGTGTCTCCAAGGTCTGGCCGTTCAAAGTCTCCATGGCGACCGGGAGCAGTGTGATCGGGAGGAGGCGCTCAAGGACTTTAAAGATG GTCGCGTTCGCATCCTGGTGGCCACGGACTTGGCGTCTCGTGGCTTGGACGTCCACGACATCACGCACGTTGTGAACTACGACTTCCCGCGAAACATCGAGGAGTACGTGCACCGCGTGGGCCGCACCGGACGAGCAGG ACGCTCCGGAGCTGCCGTTACCCTGGTAACGAGAGAAAACTGGAGGATGGCACCGGAGCTGATTCCCATTCTGGAGCGGTCGGGGCAG GATGTCCCAGTGGAGCTGGTGCAAATGGCGGAACGATATGAGAACCACAAGAGGGAGAAGATGTTCCCACCTCCCAGGGATCGAGGCAGTCGAGACGGAGGACGAGATGGACGAGGAGGAGGCAGGGATCGTGGCCAAAACTGGGGATTCTAG